Within Cnuibacter physcomitrellae, the genomic segment GAGGCCGGGACAATCCGGGCTGCACACCGGCTGGAACGGCAGTGACAGCACCACCGCATCCCTGACCAGCGGTTCGAGGTCGACATGGTCGGCCTCGACCACAGAGTCAAAAGCTTCCTCAGAAGGATACGCGAAAAGCTCCTGGAATTCGACTTCGACAGGCTGGCTGATCTCGCGGAGGCAGCGGCCGCACTCCCCGTCGGCGACGGCGGTCACCTCGGCGGTGACGAGGATCCCCTCGTGCACCGACTCGAGTCGGGCGTCGACATGGAGTGTCGATCCCTGCTGCACGGCGAGGAGGCCCTCCCCCATCCGCTCGCTGAGCGTGATGTCGAGATCCTTCTCCCGCATCTCGCCAGGACGGCCCTCGAGGTCGCGGACGTTCAGCATGAACGGCGTCTTCTTGAACGTACTCACCGAAGCATTTTACTCGGTCGGCGGGTTGCGGTGGCGGTTCGCATCGATGACCTCGGCCGCTTCCGCTCTGAGCGCATCGATGACCGTGCGCACCGCGAGACGCTCGGCGCGGTCGGGTCGCATGAGCGCGTAGATGTGCCGTTCGGCGACGACGCCGCGGAGGTTCCGCAGCACGATCTGGTCGCGGTACGCCCCGCCCGCGGTGTAGCAGGGCAGGACCGCCACGCCGAGCCCGGCGGCGACGAACGCCTCGGTGACGCGGGTGTCACCGAAGCGCTGCACCACGTCCATCGGCGACCCGGCGGCGGCCGAGATGTCGTGGATCGTGCGCTCGAAGGGGTACCCCCAGGGCACCCCGATCCACTGCTCGCCGACGAGGTCCTCCGGGTCGAGCACCTCCTTCTGCGCCAGGGGATGACCGGGCGGGAGGGCGATGTCGAGCGGCTCGGTCATGAGCTTGACCGCGGTGACCTCGGTCGAGTTCCAGTTCTGCGGCGGATCGGTCGGCGAGTGGGCGAGCACGATGTCGAAGTCGGCCGTGAGGAGGGGGAACTCCGCGGAGTCCACGTCGCGGTCGGCGCAGGTGAGCACCAGGCCGCCCAGGGAGTCGAGGCGCTTCACGAGCCCCGGGAGCAGCATCTGACCTCCGGTCGGGAAGGTCGACAGCGAGACCTCGCCCGTGGGGTCGTTGCGGAACTCGTCCCACAGCGCCTCGGCTCGCTCGATCGCGACGGCGATGTCGGCGGCGCTGCGCGCGAGGGCACGGCCCGCGTCGGTCAGGACGATGCCGCGCCCGGACTTCTCCGTCAGGGGCAGCCCCGCCTCGCGCTCGAGCACGCGCAGCTGCTGCGACACCGCGCTCGGGGTGCGGTGGGTGGCCCGGGCGACCTCGGTGATGCTGCCGCGCTCGGCCAGCTCGCGGAGGAGTTCGAGTCTCCGTACGTCCATGAAGGGATACTACACGAGCACTTCAGAACTATGCGATTGTGCTAAAGGGAGGACCGTCCGAGAATGGTTGCAGACGCAACGAATCCCGTCCGTCTCGCACAGAAAGGTCCCGCCATGCTCGTCTTCCTCCTCATCCTCGCCGCCCTGGCCGTCATCGCCATCGCGGGCTCCGTCGTCGAGACGATCCTCGACGGGTACGGCACCCCCGCCATCCGGACGAACCAGGTCGCCCGGGCCTGAGCGCCGCCGTACCGAAGAACGCAGGGGCCCCGGCCTCACGTCGACGAGAGATCGATGTGACGCCGGAGCCCCTGCGTTCTTCGTGTCAGGCGTTCTCGAAGGCGGTGAAGGCCTCGTCGTAGATCGCCAGCGCCCGCGCCACCTCGTCGTCGGTGACGACGCACGGCGGCACGACGTGGATGCGGTTGTCGGCCGTGAACGGGAGCAGGCCCCGCGCGAGCAGGTCGCTCTTGAGCGCCCCGACTCCGGATGCCGACAGCGGCTCACGGCTGTCGCGGTCGGCGACGAGGTCGAGCGCCCAGAAGACGCCGAGGCCCCGCACGTCGCCGATGGTCCTGTGCTTCTCCGCCAGCTCCGCCAGGCCCGGCGCGAGCAGGTCGGCGCCGACGTGGGCGGCGTGCGCCACGATGCCCTCGGACTCCATCGCGTCGAGGGTGCCGACGATGGCCGCCATGGCCAGGGGGTGACCGGAGTAGGTGAGACCTCCGGGGTAGACCGCATCGTCGAACTGCTCCGCGATCGCGGGCGAGATGATGACGCCGCCCGCGGGCACGTATCCGGAGTTGACGCCTTTGGCGAAGGTGATGAGGTCGGGGGCGACGACCTCGCCGTCCTCGGCGAGGGACTGGAACGCGAACCAGCCGCCCGTGCGGCCGAACCCGGCCATCACCTCGTCGAAGATGAGGACGATGCCGTACTCGTCGGCCAGGGCCCGCACCCCCGCCAGATAGCCGGGCGGTGGGACCAGCACGCCGGCGGTGCCGGGCACGGTCTCGATCAGGATGGCGGCGATCGACGCGGGACCCTCGGCCTGGATGACCCGGCGGAGGTGGTGCAGAGCGCGCTCGCCCTCCTCCTCCACGCTGGCCGACCAGAACTCCGAGCGGTACGCGAACGGGCCGAAGAAGTGCGCGTGGCCGCGCGAGTACTCGTTGGGGATGCGCCGCCAGTCTCCGGTCGCGACGATCGCGGCGCCTGTGTTGCCGTGGTACGAGCGGTACATCGAGAGCACCTTGTCGCGCCCCGTGTAGAGGCGGGCCATGCGGATGGCGTTCTCGTTCGCATCCGCCCCGCCGTTGGTGAAGAACACCTTCGTGAAGCCGTCGCCGGCCCGGGCGAGGATGCGCTCGGCCGCCTGGCCCCGGGTCAGGTTCGCGAACGCGGGCCCGACGGTCGCGAGCACGTCGGCCTGCTCCTTGATGGCGGCGACCACGGCGGGATGTTGGTGCCCGATGTTGGTGTTGACGAGCATGCTCGAGAAGTCGAGGTACTCATGCCCCTCGAAGTCCCAGACCGTCGAGCCGGCTCCCCCGGCGATGACCATGGGCTTGAGCGACCCCTGGGCCGACCAGGAGTGGAAGACGTGGGCGCGATCGAGCTCGAGGGCGAGCTGCTGGTCGGCGGGGTCGAGAGTCACGGTGTGTCCTTCGTGGTGTGGTGCGGGTGGTGCGGTGGTGGTGCGGGTCGTGCGATCCCCGATCCGTCACTTTCGGCTGGTGCGGAGGCCCGCGACTAGCCGAAAGTGACGGATCAGGGGTGGGGAGGACGGCTAGTTGCCGCCCTCCTTCAGCTCGACGGTGATGGGCGCGAAGTCGGCGCCGTTGACGTCGACCCCCTCGTCCTTCAGCTCCTGGAGCGCCTTCTCGACGTACTCGTTCGAGTAGGCCGACTCCGGCGGGTCGGAGGTGATGATGGTGGAGCCGGTCTCGTTCGGCGTGCCCTTCGCGATCGAGACCGTCTGGTCCCACTCGTCCTGGTTGATCATGCCGACGCCGTTCTCGCTGGGCCAGATCAGCTTGTTGACCTCGTTGGTCATCCAGAGCTGGTGGCTCGCCCCGAGCTGGGAGCCGGAGTCGGTGACGATGGTCGCCGCCTCCTGCGGGTTGTCGCGCGCGTACGCCCAGCCCTTGATCGACGCCTTGATGAACTTCACCGCGGTGTCGGCGTAGTCGGAGTCGCTCGAGAGCCGGTCGGAGTCGGCCCAGATCGCATCCTGGAGCATCGCCGTGCCCTCGTCGTTCCAGTTGATGACGTTGAGGTCGCTCGGCTGGTACAGCTTGCCCGTGGCGGGGTTCACCGTCTCGAGCACCTGGGCGTACTCGTTGTACGTCATCGCCTGCGCGGCATCGATGTCACCGGCCAGGAATCCGTTCATGTCGAACGCCTGCTGCACGAGCGAGATGTCGGGCAGCGCGACTCCGGCCTTGTTCATGCCGGCGAAGAGCTCCCACTCGTTGCCGTAGCCCCAGCTGCCCACGGTGTGGCCCTTGAGCGCGGCGGCATCGGTGATGTTCTTGTCCTTGAACGAGATCTGCGTGGTGCCCGACCGCTCGAAGATCTGCGCGATGTCGGTGACCGCGGCGCCCTGCTCGATCGAGCCGAGCACCTTGGGCACCCAGGAGATCGCGAAGTCGGCGTCGCCCGAGGTGAGGACGTCGATCGGGACGATGTCGGCCGCGCCCTCGAGGATCTGGACGTCGAGGCCCTCGTCCTTGTAGTACCCCTGCGACAGCGCGGCGTAGTAGCCGGCGAACTGCGCCTGCGAGTACCACTGCAGCTGCAGCTTGACGGGGGTCAGGTCGCCCGACGCCGAATCGGTCGACGACGTGTCGTCGGAGCCGCCGGTCGAACAGCCGGCGAGCGCGAGCGCCGTGATGGCGAGCGCGCTGGCGCCGGTGATGAGTCGTGTGCTGCGTTTCACTGCTTTCCTCCTTGATGCTGGTGCTTCGGATGTGGTGCGGTGCTGCCTCCGGCCGATCGGTGCGTCTCGGCCGGGTCTCCCGGATCAGGTCGCGGGACGATGGCGTCGGGTGACGAGCCGCTCCAGCGCCAGCGTGGCGCAGTAGAAGACGAGTCCGACGAGGATGGCGCCGAGGACGTACGCCCAGGCGAGGCTGTAGTTGCTGCTCGACGCCGCGGTGGTGATCGACTTGCCGAGCCCGCCCACGGGTCCGCCGAAGTACTCCGCGATGAGGGCGGAGATGACGGCGAGGCTCGACGCGATGCGCAGGCCTGTGAAGAGGAACGGCAGCGCTCCGGGGAGCGTGACGTACCGGGTGGTCTGCCACGGCGACGCCGCGTAAGCGGTCATGAGGTCCCGGTGGACCGGACGGACCTGACGGAGGCCGCGCAGCGTGTTGAGGTACATCGGGATGAAGACCGCGATGGCCGCGACCAGCTGACGCCCGGTCTCGACGTTGGCGCCGAACATCGAGTACAGCACCGGCGCGAGCGCCACGATCGGCACCACCGCGATGGCGGCGATGACGGCCGCGCTCAGCTCGTCGATGACCTTCACCAGGGCCGCGACGATGGCGAACACGATGCCCACGACCGCCCCGAGGACGAGTCCGACCAGGGCGTTGCCGCCGGTCACCAGCGCCCCCTGGACCACGGTCGGGAGGTTGGCGCCGAACGACTGCCCGATCGCCGCCGGGGACGGCACGACGAACGGCTTCACGTCGAGCAGCACCACGACGAGCTGCCACAGCGCGAGCGCGACGATGCCGAGCACCACCGGCGCCACGATGGTGCGCGCGAGGCTCGACGAGTCCCTCATCGGTTCTCCACTCCCTTGACGCCCACCGGCGCCTCGCCGTGGAGGAGCTCGCGCACCTTGCTCACGGCGTCGAAGAAGCCGGCCTCCTCGCGCAGGCCCTCGCCGCGCTCCTCGGCCGAGCCGAGCTTCACGGGGAGGATGTCGCGGATGCGGCCCGGTCGCGGCGACATCACGACCACGCGGTCGGAGAGGTACACCGCCTCCGGGATGGAGTGGGTCACGAACACCACGGCCGCTCCGGTCTCGCCGCAGATGCGCAGGAGCTCGGTCTGCATCCGCTCGCGCGTCATCTCGTCGAGCGCGCCGAACGGCTCGTCCATGAGCAGCAGCTTCGGGCTCTCGGCGAGCGCCCGGGCGATCGCGACGCGCTGCTGCATGCCTCCGGAGAGCTGGTCGGGGTAGTTGTCGGCGAAGTCGCCGAGGCCCACCATGCCGAGCAGCTCGTCCGACCGGGCGCGGCGGGCCTGCGGCGACACCTTGTGCAGCTCGAGCGGGAGCTCGATGTTGCCGCGCACGGTGCGCCAGGGCAGGAGTCCCGCCTGCTGGAAGGCGATGCCGTACTCCTGGTCGATCCGGGCCTGACGGGCCGTCTTGCCGAAGACCGTCAGCGTGCCGGTGGACGGGGTCTCGAGGTCGGCGATGAGCCGGAGGAGAGTCGACTTGCCGCATCCGGACGGCCCGATGAGCGAGACGAACTCGCCCGGCGCGACGGTGAGGTCGATCTTCTCCAGCGCCGTCACGGTCGCCTTCTTCTTCGTGGTGAAGATCTTGTCGACCCCCGTCACCTGGACGGCGGCCTCTGTCGTGCTCGCGTCGGTCACGCGGGCACCTCCCCTCTGCGGAATCGGCGGAGCACCAGGCCGATGAGGCCGATGAAGCCGGCGGCGATGAGGCCGACGACGATGGCTCCGAAGATTGGAGCCCAGGTGCGTGCGGGATCCCCCGACGCCTGCTGGGCGAACTCGATGATCATGCGGCCGATCCCGCCGCGCAGCCCGATGGAGACCTCGGCGACGACCGTGCCGATGACGGCGTTGGCGGCGGCGAGGCGGAGCGCCGGGAGCAGGTAGGGCACGCTCGCCGGGAGGCGGAGCCGGAACAGCGTGCGCCACCAGCCCACGGAGTAGGTGCGGAAGAGCTCGACGTGGATGCGATCGGGCGAGTTCAGTCCGCGGAGCGCTCCGACCGACACCGGGAAGAACGCGAGGTAGGAGGCGATCACGGCCACCGACATCCAGTCGGCCCAGCTGAACGAGCCGATCTCGATCTGCGACCCCCAGCGCTTCACGAGCGGGGCGATGGCGATGAGGGGCACGGTCTGGCTGAGGATGATCCACGGCAGGACCGCTGACTCGGCGGTCCGGAAGCGCTGCATGAGGATCGCGAGCAGCATCCCGACGACGACGCCCACGACCCAGCCCACCGCGGCGATGCCGAGCGAGAAGGCCGAGGCCTCCAGCACGGCGCCGAACACGGTCTTGCCCTTGTTGCCCTGGACGGCCTGACCGAAGCTGGCCACCATGTCCCAGACGTGCGGCATCGCGATGTCGGTGGTGCGCGGGAGGACGGTCAGCCCCCCCACGACCACTCCGCCGGACGGTCCGACCGCCTTGTAGAGCTCCCAGAGGACGACCAGCAGCACCACGCCGGCCGCCCCCAGCAGCACCCCGCGAAGGGCCGTCCTGCTCATGACTTGGCCGTGATGTGGTCGCGCAGGGCGGGCATGACGGTCTCGCCGTAGACGCGGAGGGTCTCCTCCTTGTTGTCGTGCTGCAGGTAGCCGGCGAACTGGGTGACCCCGATCTCCGCGTACTGCTTCAGCTTCTCGATGTGCTGCTCGGCCGTGCCCAGGACGCAGAACCGGTCGACGATCTCGTCCGGCACGAACGTGGTGTGCGAGTTGCCCGCACGGCCGTGCTCGTTGTAGTCGTAGCCCTCTCGGCCCTTGATGTAGTCGGTGAGCGCCTGCGGCACCGCGCCGTCGGATCCGTACTTCGAGACGATGTCCGCGACATGGTTGCCGACCATCCCGCCGAACCAGCGGCACTGGTCGCGCATGTGCTCCCAGTCGTCGCCGATGTAGAACGGAGCGGCGACGCAGAAGGCGATCTCGTCGGGATCGCGCCCGACGTTCTCGGCCGCGGCCCGCACGTGGTCGATCATCCACTTGGCGATGTCGATGTCGCCGCACTGCAGGATGAACCCGTCGCCGACCTCTCCGGTGAGCTTCAGGGCGAGGGGGCCGTAGGCGGCCACCCACACGTCGAGCTCGGAGCCGTGGCTCCACGGGAACTGGAGCGTCGCACCGTTGTACTCGACCGCGCGCGAGTTCGCGAGCTCGCGGATGACGTGGATCGACTCGCGCAGCGTCTTCAGCGTCGTCGGCGCGCCGTTGGTGACGCGCACCGCGGAGTCACCGCGGCCGATGCCGCAGATCGTGCGGTTTCCGTACATCTCGTTGAGGGTCGCGTAGTGCGAGGCCGTGACGGTCCAGTCGCGGGTGGCGGGGTTCGTCACCATCGGGCCGACCTTGATCTTGTGCGTCTCCGCGAGGATCTGGCTGTAGATCACGTACGGCTCCTGCCAGAGCAGGTGCGAGTCGAAGGTCCAGAAGTAGTCGAAGCCGTACTGCTCGCTGAGCTTCGCGAGCCCGACCGTGCGGGCCGCGGGTGGGTTGGTCTGGACGACCGCGCCGAATTCCATGCTGTGTGTCTCCTCGGATCCGGTGGGTGGATGGGGGTGGGCCGCTCAGACCAGGTACTGGCTCAGACCGCGCTTGAAGTACTTGCCGTCGCCCTTCGCGCCGATGTACTGGTCGTCGTCGACGATGACCTTGCCGCGCGAGAGCACGGTGTCGACGTGGCCGTCGATCTCGTAGCCCTCCCAGGCGGAGTAGTCCATGTTCATGTGGTGCGCCTTGCCCAGGCCGATCGAGGTGTGGCCGTTCGGGTCGTAGACCACGATGTCGGCGTCCGCTCCGGGCTGGATGACGCCCTTCTTGCCGTACATGCCGAACATGCGCGCGGGGGTCGTGGAGGTGATCTCGACCCAGCGCTCGAGGGTGATCTGACCGGTCACGACGCCCTGGTACATGAGGTCCATCCGGTTCTCGACCGAGCCGATCCCGTTCGGGATCTTGGAGAAGTCGCCGATTCCCATGTCCTTCTGCCCCTTCATGCAGAACGGGCAGTGGTCGGTGGAGACCATCTGGATGTCGTTGGTGCGCAGCGACTGCCACATGTGGTGCTGGTGCCCCTCGTGCTTCGAGCGCAGCGGCGTCGAGCACACCCACTTGGCGCCCTCGAAGTCGCCCCACTCCTCGCTGGTCGCGCCGAGCTGGTCCTCGAGGGAGAGGTAGAGGTACTGCGGGCAGGTCTCGCCGAAGACGTTGAGTCCGCGGTCGCGGGCCCCGGCGATCTGCTCGACCGCCTGCTTCGCGCTCACGTGCACCACGTACAGCGGCGCTCCGGTGAGGTCGGCGAGCATGATCGCGCGGTGGGTGGCCTCCTCCTCGGCCTGCCACGGGCGGGTGGTGCCGTGGAAGTAGGGGGTGGTGTTCCCCGCCTCGAGCGCCTGCTTCACGAGCACGTCGATGATCGCGCCGTTCTCGGCGTGCATCATCATCATCGCGCCGTTGGAGGCGCCCTTCTGGAACGCCCGCAGGATCTGGCCGTCGTCGGAGAGGAACACGCCCTTGTAGGCCATGAAGAGCTTGAAGCTCGTCACGCCCTCCTCGATGAGCTCGTCCATGGCGGTGAGCGACGAGTCCTGCACATCCGACAGGATCTGGTGGAAGCCGTAGTCGATCGCGCAGTTGCCCGCCGCCTTCTCGTGCCAGGCGTGGTACTGGTCGAGGATGTTCTGATCCGGGTACTGCACCACGAAGTCGACGATGGAGGTGGTCCCGCCCCACGCCGCGGCGCGGGTGCCGGTCTCGAAGGTGTCCGACGCGAAGGTGCCGCCGAACGGCATCTCCATGTGGGTGTGCGCGTCGATCCCGCCCGGGATCACGTACTTGCCCGTCGCGTCGATCACGGTGTCGACGGTCGACTTCAGGTCGGTCCCGAGCAGCACGCTGCCGGGCTCGAGCACGGCGGCGATGGTCTCGCCGTCGACCAGCACATCGGCCTGTCCGCGCCCCGTGGCGCTGACGACGGTACCGCCGGTGATGAGGGTGGTGGCCATGGGTTCGGGCTCCTTCTCTTCGTCCTCTTCGTCGCTTCGCTGCGAGGTCGGGTCGGCTACGGCTGCGGGATGGCGGTGTACGAGTCGGGACGGCGGTCGCGGTAGAACTGCCAGTCGTCGCGCATCTCCTGGACCATGTCCATCTCGAGGTCGCGGATGAGCAGCTCCTCCTCGGTGCCCGAGCCGCGCTCCCCCACGAAGTTCCCGCGCGGGTCGATCACCTGGCTGGTGCCGTAGAAGTCGACCGCGAGGTCGCCGTACTCGTTGTCCTCGCGACCGACGCGGTTGGGCTGCACCACGAAGTAGCCGTTGGCGACGGCCGCGGCCGGCCCCTCGACCTCCCACAGCCGGTTCGACAGGCCGGGCTTGGTGGCGTTCGGGTTGAAGACGATGTGGGCGCCGTTCAGGCCGAGCTCCCGCCATCCCTCCGGGAAGTGCCGGTCGTAGCAGATGTAGGTGCCGATGCGGCCGACGGCCGTGTCGAACACCGGGTACCCGAGGTTGCCCGGACGGAAGTAGAACTTCTCCCAGAAGCGGTCGACGTGAGGGATGTGGTGCTTGCGGTACTTGCCGAGGATCGTGCCGTCCGCATCCACGACGACGGTGGTGTTGTAGTACACCCCGATCTCGGCCTCCTCGTAGATCGGGAGGACCATGACCATCTCGAGCTCCTTGGCCAGGGCGGCGAAGCGCTGCACGATGGGGCCGTCGGCCGCCTCGGCGTACCGGTAGTACTTCTTGTCCTGCGTGATGCCGAAGTACGGACCATAGAACAGCTCCTGGAAGCAGATGACCTGCGCCCCCTGCTCCTTCGCGTCCCTCGCGAACTGCTCGTGCTTGTCGAGCATCGAGTCCTTGTCGCCCGTCCACGTCGTCTGAGTGAGCGCTGCCCGCACAACCGTCAAGGTGGTTCCTCCCTCTTCTGGCCCAATCGTCCGGATCGCCTCTTTGCGAATCCGATCGTTTTGTTATTATTGAGCCTGAACATTTCCCTTGTGTTTCAGGATGTGACGCGAGCGTAACGAATCCCCTCGCGTCGCGATAGAGGCAGGCAGGTCGACGCATGGACCTCGAGGTCATCACGGACTCGGTGGAGAGCCGGACGCCGGAGGGCATCGCCGCGGCGATCTCCCGGCTGATCAGAGCCGGGGAGCTCGGGCCGGGAGCGCGGCTGCCCACCGTCCGCACCGTCGCCGCGGCGCTCGGCGTCAGCCCCGCGACGGTGAGCAGCGCCTGGCAGGCGCTGTCGGCCGTCGGGCTCATCACCTCGCGGGGACGGGCCGGCAGCTTCGTGCTCGAGGCCAGCACCGCCTGGATGCCGAGGCACTTCGGCGGCCTGGCGGGAGACCACGTCGAGGCGCGCCTCGACCTGTCCTCGGGCACCCCCGATCCGGAGCTGCTGCCCGACCTCGGCCCGGCCCTGACGAAGGTGCCCACGCGGGCCGACACCGCCAGCTACCTCAACTCCCCCGTGCTCCCCGAGCTCGAGCGCACCCTGCGCGCCTCGTGGCCGGCGCCCGTGGCGTCGCTGACGATCGTCGACGGCGCCCTCGACGCCATCTCGCGTGCGCTCGACGCGATCGTCCGGTTCGGCGACCGCGTCGTCGTCGAGGATCCCTGCTTCCCGCCGTTCTTCGACCTGCTCGAGACGCTGGGCTGCGAGCGCGTGCCGGTCGAGGTGGACTCGGAGGGCATGCGGCCGGATGCGCTCGCCAAGGCGCTCGCCCTGGGTCCCGTGGCGATCATCATGCAGCCCCGCGCGCACAACCCGACCGGGGCGTCACTCAGCGCGTCCCGCGCGAAGGAGCTCGCGCGGGTGCTGCGCAGCCACGAGCACCTCGGCGATCCGGTGATCATCGAGGACGACCACTCCGGCGAGATCAGCACCGCCGCCCCGCACAGCATGGGGGCGTGGCTGCCCGCTCGCACGCTGCACGTGCGGAGCTTCGCGAAGTCGCACGGGCCCGACCTCCGCATCGCCGCCCTCGGCGGGCCGGCTCCCCTCGTCGACCGGATCGTCGCACGGCGACTGCTGGGGCCCGGCTGGACCTCGCGGATGCTGCAGACCATCCTCTACGAGCTGCTCACCGCGAGCACGTCGGCCTCGGCCGTGCACGAGGCCCGCCGCGTCTACCACGCCCGCCAGCGCAGCCTCGCCGAGGAGCTGACCCGGCTCGGGGTCGCCCACGAGCCGGCCGACGGGATCAACGCGTGGATCCCCGTCGCCGACGAGCGCGCCGCGATGGTGGCGTTGGCGGCGTCGGGCATCCGCGTCGCCGGTGGTTCGTCGTTCCTCGCCGCGCCGCCGATCACCGGCGCGCCCGCGCACATCCGCGTCACCGCGGGCCGGATCCGGGAGGACTTCGCCCAGGTCGCCGCGCTCATCGCGTCGGCCGCCACCGCCCGCTCGGGCAGCTGGGCGTAGCTCGCGATCGGTCCTCGCGAGCGGGGGTGGCGGGCGGGTTCCGCCCGCTGGGCGCCGCGTCGCCGCCCCCGCGCGAGCGACGCCGCCTCAGGCGGGCGCAACCCGCGGTGCGCGTCAGACGGCGGCGCGGAGGAGGACCTTCTCGACGGCGGCCCGCAGCTCGGGGACGAGGTCGACCTCGCCCGCGGCGTCGGCCTCGAGCAGGGCGCGGGCCTGGTCGGCGTCTCCCGCGGCGAACCAGCCGGCCACCGTGACCCCGTGCTCCGGACGCGAGATGACCTCGATCGGGTCACCCGTCCTCACGTCGCCGCTCTTCACGACCCGCAGGTAGGCGCCCGGGCGCCCCGCCTCGTCGAACCGGCGCACCCAGCGCGGCTCGCGCATCCGCCGGGCGAAGGTCGCGCAGGGGGTGCGGGGTGAGGCGACCTCGAGCACGAGGGTGTCGCCCACCCGCCAGCGCTCGCCGATGACCGCGCCCGATGCCTCGACGCCGTCGACCCGCAGGTTCTCACCGAACAGTCCCGGCGGGATCTCGCGACCGAGCTCCCCCGCCCAGTAGGCGGCGTCGTCCTCCGAGTACGCGTAGACGGCCTTCGTGCGGCCGCCGTGGTGCTTGCGGCTCACCTGCACGTCGCCGCGGAGACCGTACGGCCCCACGCGGACCGGCTCGTCGGTCGGACGCTTGTCGATGGCCGTGACGCCGTCGGTCCCGGCATCGGGCAGCAGCTGGTGGACGACGCAGACGGCGGACACGAGACCCATCGACACAGAGTACGCGAGCTCGCCCCGCCGACGTGAGTCGCGCGGATGTGCCCCTCCCGACCCGGCAGAATGGACCCGTGCGGATCACAGTGCTTGCGGGCGGCGTCGGCGGTGCGAAGTTCCTCCTGGGGCTTCGCGATCATCTCGCGGAGCGCTGGCCCGACGGCGACGGGGGCACCACCGCGGAGGTCGACGTGGTCGTCAACACCGGCGACGACATGTGGCTCGCCGGCCTCAAGGTCTGCCCCGACCTCGACTCGATCATGTACGCCCTCGGCGGCGCCAACGACACCGAGCGCGGCTGGGGCCGCGCCGACGAGACCGAGCGGGTCAGCGCCGAGCTCACCGCCTACGGCATCGGATGGCCGTGGTTCACCCTCGGCGACCTCGACCTGGCCACCCACATCGCGCGCTCCAGCCTCCTGCGCGACGGCCTCACGCTGACCGAGGTGACCGCCCGCCTGGCCGAGCGCTGGAACCTCGGCGTGCGCCTGCTGCCGATGAGCGACCAGCCGGTCGAGACGCACGTCGAGATCACCGTCGACGGCAAACGCCGCATCGTGCACTTCGAGGAGTGGTGGGTGAAGTACCGCGCCACCGTCCCCGCGCAGCGCTTCATCCAGGTCGGCCTCGACAAGGCGGTGGCGAACCCGCTCGCCGTGCGCTCCCTCGAGCGCGCTGACGTCATCCTGTTCGCCCCCTCGAACCCCGTGGTGTCGATCGGCACCATCCTGGAGCTGCGCGGCATGAGGCAGGCGCTCGACCGCGCCGGCGCGCCGATCGCCGGCGTCTCCCCCATCATCGGCGGCTCCGCGGTGCGCGGCATGGCCGACCAGTGCCTCACGGCGATCGGCGTCGAGACCACGGCGGCCGCGGTCGCGAAGCACTACGGCGCGCGCGGGCGCGGCGGCGTGCTCGACGCGTGGCTGATCGACGGCATCGACGAGCCGTCGGCGCGCGTGATCGAGGCCGCGGGCATCCGCACCTCGGTCGTGCCGCTGTGGATGACGGATGCGACGACGAGCGCTCAGCTCGCCTCCGACGCCCTCGACGCCGCCTTCGCCGTCCCCCGGCGCTAGACCGCGCACACTCTCGCTGCGCCGCGTCCGCGAGCCCCCTTAAGCGGCTTTGTCCGCCTTTCCGTCCCCGATCGGCGAGATCAGGACGGAAAGGCGGACAAAGCCCGAGAGGT encodes:
- a CDS encoding ABC transporter permease, which encodes MSRTALRGVLLGAAGVVLLVVLWELYKAVGPSGGVVVGGLTVLPRTTDIAMPHVWDMVASFGQAVQGNKGKTVFGAVLEASAFSLGIAAVGWVVGVVVGMLLAILMQRFRTAESAVLPWIILSQTVPLIAIAPLVKRWGSQIEIGSFSWADWMSVAVIASYLAFFPVSVGALRGLNSPDRIHVELFRTYSVGWWRTLFRLRLPASVPYLLPALRLAAANAVIGTVVAEVSIGLRGGIGRMIIEFAQQASGDPARTWAPIFGAIVVGLIAAGFIGLIGLVLRRFRRGEVPA
- a CDS encoding TIGR03842 family LLM class F420-dependent oxidoreductase, whose translation is MEFGAVVQTNPPAARTVGLAKLSEQYGFDYFWTFDSHLLWQEPYVIYSQILAETHKIKVGPMVTNPATRDWTVTASHYATLNEMYGNRTICGIGRGDSAVRVTNGAPTTLKTLRESIHVIRELANSRAVEYNGATLQFPWSHGSELDVWVAAYGPLALKLTGEVGDGFILQCGDIDIAKWMIDHVRAAAENVGRDPDEIAFCVAAPFYIGDDWEHMRDQCRWFGGMVGNHVADIVSKYGSDGAVPQALTDYIKGREGYDYNEHGRAGNSHTTFVPDEIVDRFCVLGTAEQHIEKLKQYAEIGVTQFAGYLQHDNKEETLRVYGETVMPALRDHITAKS
- the hydA gene encoding dihydropyrimidinase, whose protein sequence is MATTLITGGTVVSATGRGQADVLVDGETIAAVLEPGSVLLGTDLKSTVDTVIDATGKYVIPGGIDAHTHMEMPFGGTFASDTFETGTRAAAWGGTTSIVDFVVQYPDQNILDQYHAWHEKAAGNCAIDYGFHQILSDVQDSSLTAMDELIEEGVTSFKLFMAYKGVFLSDDGQILRAFQKGASNGAMMMMHAENGAIIDVLVKQALEAGNTTPYFHGTTRPWQAEEEATHRAIMLADLTGAPLYVVHVSAKQAVEQIAGARDRGLNVFGETCPQYLYLSLEDQLGATSEEWGDFEGAKWVCSTPLRSKHEGHQHHMWQSLRTNDIQMVSTDHCPFCMKGQKDMGIGDFSKIPNGIGSVENRMDLMYQGVVTGQITLERWVEITSTTPARMFGMYGKKGVIQPGADADIVVYDPNGHTSIGLGKAHHMNMDYSAWEGYEIDGHVDTVLSRGKVIVDDDQYIGAKGDGKYFKRGLSQYLV
- a CDS encoding nitrilase-related carbon-nitrogen hydrolase, which produces MTVVRAALTQTTWTGDKDSMLDKHEQFARDAKEQGAQVICFQELFYGPYFGITQDKKYYRYAEAADGPIVQRFAALAKELEMVMVLPIYEEAEIGVYYNTTVVVDADGTILGKYRKHHIPHVDRFWEKFYFRPGNLGYPVFDTAVGRIGTYICYDRHFPEGWRELGLNGAHIVFNPNATKPGLSNRLWEVEGPAAAVANGYFVVQPNRVGREDNEYGDLAVDFYGTSQVIDPRGNFVGERGSGTEEELLIRDLEMDMVQEMRDDWQFYRDRRPDSYTAIPQP
- a CDS encoding aminotransferase class I/II-fold pyridoxal phosphate-dependent enzyme, which encodes MDLEVITDSVESRTPEGIAAAISRLIRAGELGPGARLPTVRTVAAALGVSPATVSSAWQALSAVGLITSRGRAGSFVLEASTAWMPRHFGGLAGDHVEARLDLSSGTPDPELLPDLGPALTKVPTRADTASYLNSPVLPELERTLRASWPAPVASLTIVDGALDAISRALDAIVRFGDRVVVEDPCFPPFFDLLETLGCERVPVEVDSEGMRPDALAKALALGPVAIIMQPRAHNPTGASLSASRAKELARVLRSHEHLGDPVIIEDDHSGEISTAAPHSMGAWLPARTLHVRSFAKSHGPDLRIAALGGPAPLVDRIVARRLLGPGWTSRMLQTILYELLTASTSASAVHEARRVYHARQRSLAEELTRLGVAHEPADGINAWIPVADERAAMVALAASGIRVAGGSSFLAAPPITGAPAHIRVTAGRIREDFAQVAALIASAATARSGSWA